A window of the Deltaproteobacteria bacterium genome harbors these coding sequences:
- a CDS encoding DUF4215 domain-containing protein codes for MLEGCSLKIILITSFLVFGQMMLNGEAQAAPDPRLSGGSGSPASVFVGAGIDSGVFVQNTGDAETTGLTLQFNYSLNVNSPTTSASGVICSNSSPNQVTCTMSGSMLAGGSRFVTIRVVTAQRGSLGCNVVLNTTGEDSDPTNNTRTIPDLEVREWGLETVFGLDPLEEGDPNAAIGEFAQIALGLNELPLVSSYLDVERNLIFFRRDGSGWDNEMVIQTNNVGRNSRFAASTTAAGESRFHFIFTRMTSEGENPLRYVQTDLNGQPSVTYDLPQAQNNNFRDLVLDASGSPNISYPRGGAAGIDCFDTSAAATTSVTTANLLIHSWYNGTAWRCARVTTGPISGPNALAIASDGRGHSAYIFENSEGDTALGYRRSAAPTAEGVILWRAGAGSFSRNRVLGGDPAPTAVQLSIATDGSNRAHICLYDPVGKQLLYFLPAVADGALPAGATVDGTASSTDATDVGQFCDITVRGDLIHISYYDAENKALKYAWKTLSGLAWSKTIVDDAVDPADVGQYPSIAVDSKGFVHIGYYDATNQDLKYAVTAGCGSWRVDSAETCDDGNTTTGDGCSATCQTEAGGGGGVCNNNGTCDAGETNATCPADCPLSAVCPNGVCESGENNANCAADCPTSCGNGACDPGETNATCPADCPLLAVCPNGVCETGEDSTSCVADCPTSCGNGACDNSETNATCARDCPPPVCDNDGTCEAGENNQNCAQDCPAGPVCGNNQKEGDEQCDDGNMNSGDGCSATCRTEGGGGPVCGNGSKESGEECDDGNTTAGDGCSAACRNETLPPPPTPSPIVSPPGTGKPARGGCSLTHDGRINR; via the coding sequence ATGCTAGAGGGTTGCTCACTGAAGATAATCCTGATCACATCATTTCTTGTCTTTGGCCAGATGATGCTAAACGGTGAGGCACAGGCGGCGCCAGATCCAAGACTGAGCGGTGGCAGTGGATCTCCCGCGTCTGTTTTTGTGGGTGCGGGTATAGACTCCGGTGTCTTTGTCCAAAACACCGGTGATGCAGAGACGACCGGTCTTACCCTCCAATTTAACTATTCATTGAATGTCAATTCTCCCACGACGAGCGCATCAGGTGTTATCTGTTCTAACTCATCGCCAAACCAGGTGACCTGCACCATGAGTGGCTCGATGTTGGCTGGAGGGAGCAGATTTGTCACGATAAGGGTTGTGACTGCGCAGAGGGGAAGTCTTGGTTGTAATGTTGTTCTTAACACCACGGGGGAGGACTCAGATCCGACAAACAATACCCGAACCATTCCGGATTTAGAGGTCCGTGAATGGGGTCTTGAAACCGTCTTTGGTCTGGATCCGCTTGAAGAGGGGGACCCCAATGCCGCCATCGGGGAGTTTGCTCAGATCGCCCTCGGCCTGAACGAACTTCCGCTCGTCTCCTCCTATCTGGATGTCGAGAGGAATCTGATTTTTTTCAGGCGAGACGGTTCTGGTTGGGATAATGAAATGGTCATCCAGACTAATAACGTTGGCCGGAACAGCCGGTTTGCCGCTTCCACGACGGCGGCGGGCGAAAGTCGTTTCCATTTCATTTTTACGCGCATGACGAGTGAAGGCGAGAATCCATTGCGATATGTCCAGACTGATCTCAACGGTCAGCCGTCAGTGACCTACGATCTTCCCCAGGCTCAAAATAATAACTTCAGGGATCTGGTGTTGGACGCGTCCGGATCCCCGAACATCAGTTATCCGAGAGGAGGCGCGGCAGGTATTGACTGTTTTGACACCAGTGCCGCAGCGACAACCTCGGTGACGACAGCAAACCTGCTGATCCACTCGTGGTACAACGGCACCGCCTGGAGATGCGCGCGTGTCACGACCGGCCCTATTTCCGGACCCAACGCCTTAGCGATTGCCAGTGATGGGAGGGGTCATTCGGCCTATATTTTCGAGAACTCTGAAGGTGACACCGCCCTTGGCTACCGTCGCTCAGCAGCTCCAACAGCAGAAGGTGTGATCCTCTGGCGAGCAGGAGCAGGAAGCTTTTCTAGGAATCGCGTTTTAGGAGGTGATCCAGCCCCAACAGCTGTTCAGCTTTCAATTGCGACAGATGGCTCAAATCGAGCCCACATCTGTCTCTATGATCCAGTCGGGAAGCAACTCCTTTATTTTCTCCCTGCAGTGGCCGATGGTGCACTTCCAGCGGGAGCGACAGTGGATGGCACCGCCTCATCGACAGACGCAACAGATGTCGGTCAATTCTGTGATATTACCGTACGTGGCGATCTGATTCATATCAGCTATTACGATGCCGAGAATAAGGCCCTGAAATATGCCTGGAAAACCCTTTCAGGACTGGCTTGGAGCAAAACGATTGTTGATGACGCTGTAGACCCCGCCGATGTCGGTCAATACCCATCGATTGCGGTTGATTCGAAGGGGTTTGTCCATATCGGCTATTATGACGCCACCAATCAAGATCTGAAATATGCGGTTACCGCAGGGTGTGGCAGCTGGAGGGTCGACTCGGCTGAAACCTGTGACGATGGCAATACCACCACCGGGGATGGGTGTAGCGCCACTTGCCAGACAGAAGCAGGAGGTGGCGGCGGTGTGTGCAACAACAACGGCACCTGCGATGCTGGTGAAACAAATGCGACGTGCCCAGCCGATTGTCCTCTGTCTGCCGTTTGTCCGAACGGGGTTTGTGAGAGTGGTGAGAACAATGCGAACTGTGCGGCCGATTGTCCGACCTCGTGCGGGAATGGGGCCTGCGATCCCGGTGAAACGAATGCGACGTGCCCAGCCGATTGTCCTCTGCTTGCCGTTTGCCCTAATGGGGTTTGTGAGACGGGTGAGGACAGTACAAGTTGTGTCGCTGACTGCCCGACCTCTTGCGGGAATGGCGCCTGCGATAATAGTGAGACCAATGCGACTTGCGCCCGAGACTGCCCACCGCCAGTTTGTGACAATGATGGAACCTGTGAGGCTGGGGAAAACAACCAGAATTGTGCCCAGGATTGCCCGGCCGGCCCTGTTTGTGGCAACAATCAGAAAGAGGGGGACGAGCAGTGCGACGACGGGAATATGAATTCAGGGGATGGTTGCAGCGCGACCTGTCGGACGGAGGGGGGAGGAGGTCCCGTTTGTGGGAATGGCAGCAAAGAGAGTGGTGAAGAGTGTGATGATGGTAACACGACGGCAGGAGATGGTTGCAGCGCAGCCTGTAGGAACGAGACGCTCCCACCGCCACCGACACCATCGCCGATTGTGTCGCCTCCAGGGACCGGAAAACCGGCACGAGGGGGATGTTCGCTCACTCATGATGGGAGGATAAATCGATGA
- a CDS encoding DUF4215 domain-containing protein, translating to MKRKSQIASLLIFLLIFLGPIPVQAVVDLVINFDNVSTRSLRVGEIATINYRFTNTPPSSSETATAVGVIISFDKPFALISSQFSSRSIGEIPNPCRRASDQNARQLTCSLPSLPYNEVASLQIQFSPLENGTARMIGFIVSSTPAEPDTEEALGNNQAVSPSITVDTAPSTVNDQWSMNTVDQTGDVGQFSSLDLFAGTPYISYYDATNKSLKYTVLSPSDMGVWNTVTAVSPVDATQDVGKFSRIALGVDAMGDPLIHLTGQLIDSDASDLIRFWSTNSAGTTRVNIDVDTTVSLSAIDVAPDNRASVVYKNTGVVADPCPRPVTVDGILYHKWYNLDGTVGCANITTGVVAGPMFFKIDSAGAAHIVYSYTSGSRAYIRYRRSTAPAPGGAYSWTGDGTVASQSIEFQNRSSSEFPAGVPADQIYLGLDVQGSGSTSRAHICAYDPSSNRLLYYYSNGTSLIPEQIDGTFSATDSNDIGRYCSITVDEAGGLVHVAYYDDIANTLKYARKLFSWLAGWRIFTIDSLSSGDVGSFTSLKQDPLGLLHLSYYDATNGDLKYATNIRCGNFLTETGEQCDDGNTTAGDGCSATCQTEGGGGGACNNNGTCDAGETNATCSADCPAICGNGMIDIGEQCDDGGVVAGDGCNNNCQNECGNGTCDAWENRASCPADCPISCGDRICEGSETNLTCAADCLDSCGNRTCDTGETSVTCPADCPVVCGNGNCETGESNASCAADCPTSCGNNVCDSGETASTCLRDCAAVCGNRIQEGTEQCDDGNTTSGDNCSATCQTEAAGGAVCGNNQKEGDEQCDDGNMNSGDGCSATCRTEGGVGAVCGNGSKEGGEECDDGNTTAGDGCSAACRNETPPPPPTPTTVVPRTGRPTRGGCTLIPEVF from the coding sequence ATGAAAAGAAAATCGCAGATAGCTTCGCTGCTTATTTTTCTCTTAATTTTCTTAGGGCCGATTCCTGTCCAAGCTGTCGTGGATCTTGTCATTAATTTTGACAATGTGAGCACAAGGTCGCTTCGAGTGGGAGAGATCGCGACGATTAATTATCGATTTACCAATACTCCTCCATCCTCATCAGAAACAGCAACAGCGGTTGGGGTTATTATCAGTTTTGATAAGCCCTTTGCCCTTATTTCTTCCCAATTTTCTTCACGATCTATAGGGGAGATCCCGAACCCCTGCAGGAGAGCATCCGACCAAAATGCACGGCAGCTGACTTGTTCTTTGCCCAGTCTCCCTTATAACGAAGTGGCATCTTTGCAGATTCAGTTTTCTCCATTAGAAAATGGTACTGCTCGTATGATTGGATTTATTGTTTCTTCGACACCTGCGGAGCCTGACACGGAAGAAGCACTTGGAAATAATCAGGCGGTTTCCCCAAGTATAACGGTTGATACAGCTCCCTCCACCGTCAATGATCAGTGGTCAATGAATACTGTCGATCAAACAGGGGATGTAGGACAATTCTCTTCCCTCGATCTTTTTGCCGGGACACCTTATATCTCTTATTACGACGCCACCAATAAATCTCTTAAATACACAGTCCTTTCTCCGTCGGATATGGGAGTATGGAACACCGTGACCGCCGTTTCTCCAGTCGATGCTACGCAAGATGTCGGTAAATTTTCCAGGATTGCCTTGGGGGTCGATGCGATGGGAGATCCCCTGATTCACCTTACGGGGCAATTGATCGATTCGGATGCCTCCGACCTTATTCGTTTTTGGTCCACAAACTCGGCGGGTACCACGAGGGTAAATATTGATGTCGACACAACAGTTAGTTTAAGTGCCATTGACGTTGCCCCTGATAATCGTGCGAGTGTTGTGTATAAGAATACAGGTGTTGTGGCAGATCCCTGCCCTAGGCCAGTAACAGTCGATGGAATCCTCTATCATAAGTGGTACAACCTCGATGGCACGGTGGGGTGTGCTAATATTACGACAGGGGTTGTCGCTGGGCCGATGTTTTTCAAGATCGATTCGGCAGGAGCCGCCCATATTGTTTACTCTTATACCTCAGGATCGAGGGCGTATATTCGCTATAGAAGATCAACCGCTCCTGCGCCAGGAGGTGCTTATTCTTGGACTGGCGATGGGACCGTTGCTTCACAATCTATCGAATTCCAAAATCGAAGTTCCTCCGAGTTCCCAGCTGGTGTTCCTGCTGATCAAATTTATCTTGGTTTAGATGTCCAAGGGAGTGGCAGCACAAGCCGTGCGCACATATGTGCCTATGACCCTTCCAGCAATAGACTTCTTTATTACTATTCCAATGGGACATCTTTAATTCCTGAACAAATTGATGGGACTTTTTCTGCCACAGACAGCAATGACATTGGGAGGTACTGCAGTATCACCGTAGATGAAGCTGGGGGGTTGGTTCACGTAGCTTACTACGATGACATAGCCAACACATTAAAGTACGCGCGGAAACTTTTTTCATGGTTGGCGGGATGGAGGATTTTTACTATCGATTCTTTATCGAGCGGTGATGTGGGGAGTTTTACTTCGCTTAAACAGGATCCTCTGGGGCTTCTCCATCTGAGCTATTATGATGCCACAAACGGCGACTTGAAGTATGCCACCAATATTCGTTGTGGCAACTTTCTTACCGAGACCGGGGAGCAATGTGACGACGGGAACACTACCGCTGGTGATGGGTGCAGTGCGACCTGTCAGACAGAAGGGGGAGGCGGTGGGGCGTGCAACAACAACGGTACCTGCGATGCTGGTGAAACAAATGCGACGTGCTCAGCGGATTGTCCAGCCATCTGCGGAAACGGCATGATCGATATAGGCGAGCAGTGTGATGATGGTGGTGTCGTCGCTGGTGATGGCTGTAACAACAATTGTCAAAATGAATGTGGCAATGGCACGTGTGATGCGTGGGAAAATCGGGCTTCCTGTCCTGCGGATTGCCCCATTAGTTGTGGTGACAGGATCTGCGAAGGCAGTGAGACCAATTTAACCTGTGCGGCCGATTGCCTAGACTCTTGTGGGAATAGAACGTGCGATACGGGCGAAACAAGTGTGACTTGTCCCGCTGACTGTCCTGTTGTTTGCGGTAACGGAAACTGTGAAACGGGTGAAAGTAACGCCTCTTGTGCCGCTGATTGTCCCACCTCTTGTGGAAACAACGTCTGTGATTCTGGTGAGACAGCCTCAACCTGTCTACGTGATTGCGCGGCGGTTTGTGGAAACCGAATCCAGGAGGGAACCGAGCAGTGCGACGATGGGAATACCACTTCAGGAGATAACTGCAGCGCCACCTGCCAGACAGAGGCGGCCGGGGGGGCTGTTTGCGGCAACAATCAGAAAGAAGGGGACGAGCAGTGTGACGACGGGAATATGAACTCCGGAGATGGTTGTAGTGCGACCTGCCGGACGGAGGGAGGAGTGGGGGCCGTTTGTGGGAATGGGAGCAAAGAGGGTGGTGAAGAGTGTGATGATGGTAACACGACGGCGGGAGATGGTTGCAGCGCAGCCTGTAGGAACGAGACGCCTCCTCCGCCACCGACACCGACGACGGTTGTGCCGCGGACCGGACGACCGACGCGAGGAGGATGTACGCTGATTCCGGAGGTTTTTTGA